One genomic window of Arachis hypogaea cultivar Tifrunner chromosome 8, arahy.Tifrunner.gnm2.J5K5, whole genome shotgun sequence includes the following:
- the LOC114924331 gene encoding (-)-germacrene D synthase has translation MSSTNTSVLDCFKPDAKFNMIDRNTANYHPSIWKDYFLQYASQSMEFDDDETKAQIEKLKKQVVKMLVDASKPIAEIVNLIDLICRLGIHYHFESEIEEVLQQIHKNYTKNGEIIIVEDNLRLLALLFRLLRQQGYHVSPNVFNKYKDENGKFSEKLVKDVEGLLQLYEACHLRIHGEEILDEAYAFTSTQLESIATQLKHSLAAQVNYSLKQSLHRGLPRLEARRFISIYEQDPTHNHTLLTLAKLDFNFLQNLHRKEVGNICEWWKKLDVAANFPYARDRIVECCNWVLAVYFEPQYFQARKILTKLLAFTSIIDDTYDAYGTIDELKLFTEAIERWDIGCLNDLPEYMKLIYESLFNIFEEAERELEKQGRAHCIKYVIKEVRLSFDLFTICCFFFLILVVYDIFRIRRNSNLQYLFKRTSELINKSNPS, from the exons ATGTCTAGTACTAACACTTCAGTACTTGATTGCTTCAAACCTGATGCAAAATTCAACATGATTGATCGAAACACTGCAAATTATCATCCTAGTATTTGGAAGGATTATTTCCTTCAATATGCTTCACAATCCATG GAATTTGATGATGATGAAACGAAGGCACAAATTGAAAAACTGAAGAAACAAGTTGTCAAAATGCTTGTTGATGCCTCAAAGCCCATTGCAGAAATAGTTAACTTGATTGATTTAATCTGTCGTTTGGGGATTCATTATCACTTTGAAAGCGAGATTGAAGAAGTGCTGCAACAAATTCACAAGAATTATACCAAAAATGGAGAAATAATAATTGTTGAAGATAACCTTCGCTTACTTGCTTTGCTTTTTAGGTTATTAAGGCAACAAGGATATCACGTTTCACCAA ATGTGTTCAACAAATACAAGGATGAGAATGGAAAGTTTAGTGAAAAACTTGTGAAGGATGTGGAAGGATTGCTACAGTTGTATGAAGCATGTCATCTTAGAATTCATGGAGAAGAGATATTAGATGAAGCTTATGCATTCACTTCCACTCAACTTGAATCCATTGCCACCCAATTGAAGCATTCTCTTGCAGCACAAGTCAATTATAGTTTAAAGCAATCTTTACACCGAGGTTTGCCGAGATTGGAGGCACGCCGTTTTATTTCAATATATGAACAAGATCCAACCCATAATCACACTCTCCTCACTCTTGCAAAATTAGACTTTAATTTCCTACAAAACTTGCATCGAAAAGAAGTTGGCAACATTTGCGA GTGGTGGAAGAAGCTTGATGTTGCTGCAAATTTTCCATATGCTCGAGATAGAATTGTGGAATGCTGTAACTGGGTTCTAGCGGTTTATTTTGAGCCTCAATATTTTCAAGCtagaaaaatattgacaaaattgTTAGCTTTTACGTCAATTATTGATGATACATACGATGCTTATGGAACTATAGATGAATTAAAACTTTTCACTGAGGCAATTGAAAG GTGGGATATTGGCTGTTTGAATGATCTTCCAGAATACATGAAATTAATTTATGAGTCTCTCTTCAATATTTTTGAAGAAGCAGAAAGAGAACTTGAAAAGCAAGGAAGAGCACATTGCATTAAATATGTCATCAAAGAAGTAAGACTCTCTTTTGACCTTTTCACaatatgttgttttttttttttaattttggttgttTACGATATCTTTCGTATAAGAAGGAATTCGAATCTACAATACTTATTTAAACGAACCAGTGAGTTGATCAATAAATCTAACCCaagttga
- the LOC112705428 gene encoding alpha-copaene synthase, with protein sequence MSEVKWLNNKYIPTVAEYIQTSTITSAYPMLITASYIGMKDMATEDIFKWFMDDIVSNEFEQKREHIVSYLECYMRECDISKEEAIQELQKGITDAWKDINEECLKPTKVPMLFLMRIVNLARFIDVMYKDEDCYTHAEGKMKKCIQALLVDPVPINNMRKDMKPSIYA encoded by the exons ATGAGTGAGGTCAAATGGTTGAATAACAAATATATACCAACAGTGGCGGAGTACATCCAAACATCAACAATAACATCTGCTTATCCGATGCTAATAACAGCTTCTTACATTGGCATGAAAGATATGGCCACAGAAGACATCTTCAAATG GTTCATGGATGACATTGTCTCTAATGAG TTTGAACAGAAAAGAGAACATATTGTCTCATACTTGGAATGCTATATGAGAGAATGTGATATATCTAAAGAAGAAGCCATTCAAGAATTGCAAAAAGGAATTACAGATGCTTGGAAGGATATAAATGAGGAATGTCTGAAGCCAACTAAAGTTCCAATGTTGTTTCTAATGCGTATTGTCAACCTGGCACGATTTATTGATGTAATGTACAAAGATGAAGATTGTTACACTCATGCTGaaggcaaaatgaagaaatgcaTTCAAGCTTTGCTTGTTGATCCGGTCCCAATCAATAATATGAGGAAGGATATGAAACCTTCTATATATGCCTAA